One segment of Streptomyces sp. NBC_01463 DNA contains the following:
- a CDS encoding sugar ABC transporter permease, whose product MAVDTPPATSTYLQLTPAPTRRRRSREALTAWLFLLPSLIGFLVFTAGPVVAAGVISLLDWNLFSSPTWVGLRNFARLGPDPTFWSALGNTAYFTLVSVPLTILVSLALALLLNQGLRRIAVFRSLLLLPYATITVAVAFVWIWLYIPHDGLVNAVLGWFGISGPAWLVSDSWAMPALIIMSVWKSFGFGMVVILAGLQAIPQQLYEAGRVDGASPWHSFRHITLPMLSPALFFVVVTSVIGSFQVFDQALIMTNGGPGTRTTTLVMYIYQTGFKNYDQGYAAAQSLALFAFIVLITAGQFLFQRKLVHYDK is encoded by the coding sequence ATGGCTGTCGACACTCCACCCGCCACCAGCACTTACCTACAGCTCACACCCGCTCCCACCCGGCGCCGGCGTAGCCGTGAGGCGCTCACCGCCTGGCTGTTCCTCCTTCCCAGCCTGATCGGCTTCCTCGTCTTCACCGCCGGTCCGGTCGTCGCGGCCGGCGTGATCTCGCTGCTGGACTGGAACCTGTTCAGCTCTCCCACCTGGGTCGGCCTGCGCAACTTCGCACGCCTCGGTCCCGATCCGACGTTCTGGTCGGCGCTCGGCAACACGGCCTACTTCACCCTGGTCAGCGTGCCGTTGACGATCCTGGTCAGCCTGGCACTGGCATTGCTGCTCAACCAGGGACTCCGGCGGATCGCCGTCTTCCGATCGCTCCTGCTGTTGCCGTACGCGACCATCACGGTCGCGGTGGCGTTCGTCTGGATCTGGCTCTACATCCCGCACGACGGCCTGGTGAACGCGGTCCTGGGCTGGTTCGGCATCAGTGGACCGGCATGGCTGGTCTCGGACAGTTGGGCGATGCCGGCGCTGATCATCATGAGCGTGTGGAAGAGCTTCGGCTTCGGCATGGTCGTCATCCTGGCGGGGCTCCAGGCGATTCCGCAGCAGCTCTACGAGGCCGGACGCGTGGATGGTGCGTCGCCGTGGCACAGCTTCCGGCACATCACACTGCCGATGCTTTCCCCTGCGCTGTTCTTCGTCGTCGTCACATCGGTGATCGGCTCGTTCCAGGTCTTCGACCAGGCGCTGATCATGACGAACGGCGGACCTGGCACCCGGACCACCACGCTGGTCATGTACATCTACCAGACCGGCTTCAAGAACTACGACCAGGGGTACGCCGCCGCGCAGTCACTGGCGCTGTTCGCGTTCATCGTGCTGATCACTGCGGGCCAGTTCCTCTTCCAACGGAAGCTGGTGCACTATGACAAGTGA